DNA sequence from the Candidatus Saccharibacteria bacterium oral taxon 488 genome:
GATGTGTGGGAACTACGCGACGGTGAGCGCAAGCGGGCCAGTATCTCGCAGGTGCCACTGCGGCTGGCCTGGGCCATCACGGTGCATAAAAGCCAAGGCATGACGCTGGACGCGGCAAAAATTGACCTGAGAAAAGCGTTTGTTGAAGGTATGGGTTATGTGGCGCTCAGTCGGGTACGAGATTTGGATAACTTGTATCTATATGGCATTAACCGCAAGGCATTGGCTGTCTTGCCCGATGCGTTGGCGATTGATGAAGTGTTGCAGCGAGCAAGTAGTGAGGTGACCAAACACTATCGTCCGATGCTCGAGGAGATGAAGCGAAAACAGCCACCGCCGAAAAAATCCGGCAAGAAGCCTCAGTCTGGCAGCTGGCAGCAAAAAATTGCCAAAATGCGCGAAACCTATCCTAAAGCATACATGCCGTGGGAAAAAGCCGACGACGACATTCTCAAACAAGAATTTTTACAGGGCGCAACTATCCAGCAGCTTAGTCAACAACTTGGCCGACATGAAGGCTCAATCAAGATGCGGCTGCAGAAACATTTTGGGGAGGATGTGGTGCAGTAGCCCCGGGCTGGCAGATGAGCTGATAACTTGGTATAATATATTTTGATGACAGCGAAGCAATCTGAACGCATCGTGTTTCCGAAGAAGTTTTTATGGGGTGCAGCGACGTCGGCGCATCAGGTCGAGGGTGGCTTGGTGAATCAGTGGACGACGTGGGAGCTCGAGCACGCCAAGCGGCTATCCGTGCAGGCGCCGCATCAATTTGGTGATATTGACAGCTGGCCGCGCATCAAAAAAGAGGCGACCAGGCCTGACAACTACGTATCAGGGCGGGGTGTCGATCATTATCACCGCTACGAGGAAGATTTCGCGATTCTCAAGAGTCTCAACATGAATGCCTTTCGGTTCTGTATCGAATGGGCGCGAATTGAGCCGCAGGAGGGTGCGTGGGACGCGGCGGCGATTGCCCACTATCGGACGTATTTGCGGACACTGAGGAAGATGGGCATTACGCCGGTGGTGACGCTGTTTCACTTTACGCTGCCGGAGTGGTTTATGGCCAAGGGCGGTTTTGAAAAGCGGCGCAACATCAAATATTTTGTGTATTATGTCGAGAAAGTTTTGAGCGAGCTGGGGCGCGACATCGAGTGGATCGTGACCATTAACGAGCCGACCGTGTACGCCGGCGAGAGCTACCTCGAGGGGCATTGGCCACCGAATAAAACTCGCAAGCGTAATCTGCTGCGCGTACTCTGTAACCTTGTTGTGGCACACAAAAAAGTTTACAAATTGACACGTGCTCGCAAAAAGTGGAAAGTGTCGATGGCGCATCATCTGATCTATTGCTATCCTGGCGATGATGCGATTCTCAGCCGAGCTAGTGCGCGGGTGGCAAATTACCTCTTGAACACGTGGGTGCTGCGTCG
Encoded proteins:
- a CDS encoding family 1 glycosylhydrolase, yielding MTAKQSERIVFPKKFLWGAATSAHQVEGGLVNQWTTWELEHAKRLSVQAPHQFGDIDSWPRIKKEATRPDNYVSGRGVDHYHRYEEDFAILKSLNMNAFRFCIEWARIEPQEGAWDAAAIAHYRTYLRTLRKMGITPVVTLFHFTLPEWFMAKGGFEKRRNIKYFVYYVEKVLSELGRDIEWIVTINEPTVYAGESYLEGHWPPNKTRKRNLLRVLCNLVVAHKKVYKLTRARKKWKVSMAHHLIYCYPGDDAILSRASARVANYLLNTWVLRRVRRHSDFLAINYYFARRIYGYRAHDPYLKVSDLGWDMQPDKLQYLLEDVAERYRLPIMITENGLADGTDSQRQWWLTETIKAMHEVLKRDIKLIGYLHWSLLDNFEWDKGYWPKFGLVAVDRQTMARTVRPSARWFAVVIKKLRK